One Methylobacterium oryzae DNA window includes the following coding sequences:
- the cobW gene encoding cobalamin biosynthesis protein CobW, translating to MTLVNKIPCTIVTGFLGAGKTTLVRHVVENAKGRRLAILVNEFGDIGFDKSFLAACGVEGCTEDAIVELPNGCICCTVADDFVPALETLLGRAEPPEHILIETSGLALPKPLVQAFQWPAIRSRVTVDGVVAVVDGPAVASGAFAEDPEALAAQRAADQSVDHDNPLEEVFEDQLLCADLVVVNKADLIDAATRARVRAEVEGHLPRAVKVVETENGAIDPRVLLGLGAAAEDDLDARPSHHGEGEDHDHDDFETVALPVRPAVTAGDLAARVEAAAEAAGVLRIKGFAEVAGKPMRLVVQGVGRRVTHHFDRPWRAGEARDGTLVVIGLKGFDKDAVAAALAG from the coding sequence ATGACCCTCGTGAACAAGATCCCCTGCACCATCGTCACCGGATTCCTCGGGGCCGGCAAGACGACCCTCGTCCGCCACGTGGTCGAGAACGCCAAGGGGCGCCGCCTCGCGATCCTGGTGAACGAGTTCGGTGATATCGGCTTCGACAAGTCCTTCCTGGCCGCCTGCGGCGTCGAGGGCTGCACCGAGGACGCCATCGTCGAGCTGCCGAACGGCTGCATCTGCTGCACGGTCGCGGACGATTTCGTGCCGGCGCTGGAGACCCTTCTCGGCCGCGCCGAGCCGCCGGAGCACATCCTGATCGAGACCTCCGGCCTCGCCCTGCCGAAGCCGCTGGTCCAGGCGTTCCAGTGGCCGGCGATCCGCTCGCGGGTGACCGTCGACGGAGTGGTCGCGGTGGTCGACGGCCCGGCGGTGGCCTCGGGCGCCTTCGCGGAGGATCCGGAGGCCCTCGCGGCCCAGCGCGCCGCCGACCAGTCGGTCGACCACGACAACCCCCTGGAGGAGGTGTTCGAGGACCAGCTCCTCTGCGCCGACCTCGTGGTCGTCAACAAGGCCGACCTGATCGACGCCGCGACGCGGGCGCGGGTCCGCGCCGAGGTCGAGGGGCACCTGCCCCGCGCCGTGAAGGTGGTCGAGACCGAGAACGGCGCCATCGACCCGCGGGTGCTGCTCGGTCTCGGCGCGGCCGCCGAGGACGACCTCGACGCCCGCCCCTCGCATCACGGCGAGGGCGAGGACCACGACCACGACGATTTCGAGACCGTCGCGCTTCCGGTGCGCCCGGCGGTGACCGCGGGGGATCTCGCGGCCCGGGTCGAGGCGGCGGCCGAGGCCGCCGGCGTCCTGCGCATCAAGGGCTTCGCCGAGGTCGCGGGCAAGCCGATGCGCCTCGTGGTGCAGGGTGTCGGCCGACGCGTGACCCATCATTTCGACCGCCCCTGGCGGGCCGGGGAAGCCCGCGACGGGACGCTGGTGGTGATCGGCCTCAAGGGCTTCGACAAGGACGCCGTCGCGGCGGCCCTCGCGGGATGA
- a CDS encoding DUF1636 domain-containing protein — MPETVLYVCTTCRRPDDDPDGPRAGARLLEALRARSGATPDLRVEAVECLSVCKRPCTVAVAAADRWTYVYGDMDPAASAEIILGGLAAYAATPDGIVPWRERPEAFRKGVIARIPPFPEPRPVPAGTLEPAE, encoded by the coding sequence GTGCCTGAGACCGTTCTCTACGTCTGCACCACCTGCCGCCGGCCGGACGACGACCCCGACGGGCCCCGCGCCGGGGCCCGCCTGCTGGAGGCGCTTCGAGCGCGGAGCGGCGCCACGCCGGACCTGCGGGTCGAGGCGGTGGAGTGCCTTTCGGTCTGCAAGCGGCCCTGCACCGTGGCGGTCGCCGCGGCCGACCGCTGGACCTACGTCTACGGCGACATGGATCCGGCCGCCTCGGCCGAGATCATCCTCGGCGGGCTCGCGGCCTACGCGGCGACCCCGGACGGCATCGTGCCCTGGCGCGAGCGTCCGGAGGCGTTCCGCAAGGGCGTGATCGCCCGCATTCCCCCTTTCCCAGAACCCCGCCCGGTCCCCGCCGGCACCCTGGAGCCCGCGGAATGA
- a CDS encoding CbtA family protein: MIIRLLSAALAAGFFAAAIVTGLELTLTSPLIVAAERYEQQEAPNRAAKALPIKAFPIVLAHAGHDHAAPDAAPEWQPAPGLPRMAFTGLATLVGGVGYALLLGAVMLACSREPTPQVGLAFAVAAFASVALAPGLGLPPELPGSAAAPLATRQAWWVMTAAATGMGLYLITIRRALITILGGLVLIIAPHVVGAPQAPEAASELPAALAAQFAARSLAISFVFWILIGLGLGWAWQAFARGADRGAARA; encoded by the coding sequence ATGATCATCCGGCTCCTGTCGGCGGCCCTCGCCGCCGGCTTCTTCGCGGCTGCCATCGTAACGGGCCTCGAACTCACGCTGACCTCGCCGCTGATCGTCGCGGCCGAGCGCTACGAGCAGCAGGAGGCGCCGAACCGGGCTGCCAAGGCGCTCCCGATCAAGGCGTTCCCGATCGTGCTCGCCCATGCCGGGCACGACCACGCCGCGCCCGACGCCGCGCCGGAATGGCAGCCCGCGCCCGGCCTGCCGCGGATGGCCTTCACCGGGCTCGCGACCCTCGTGGGCGGCGTCGGCTACGCGCTGCTGCTCGGCGCGGTGATGCTCGCCTGCAGCCGCGAACCCACGCCGCAGGTCGGCCTCGCCTTCGCGGTGGCCGCCTTCGCCAGCGTCGCGCTCGCGCCGGGTCTCGGCCTGCCGCCGGAACTGCCCGGCAGCGCGGCGGCCCCGCTCGCGACGCGGCAGGCGTGGTGGGTGATGACCGCCGCGGCGACCGGGATGGGGCTCTACCTGATCACGATACGCCGCGCGCTGATCACGATCCTCGGGGGGCTCGTCCTGATCATCGCGCCGCACGTCGTCGGTGCCCCGCAGGCGCCCGAGGCCGCGTCCGAACTTCCGGCCGCGCTCGCCGCGCAATTCGCCGCGCGGTCGCTCGCCATCAGCTTCGTGTTCTGGATCCTGATCGGGCTGGGGCTCGGCTGGGCGTGGCAGGCCTTCGCCCGCGGCGCGGATCGGGGAGCGGCCCGTGCCTGA
- a CDS encoding CbtB domain-containing protein: MTTQTLAPIAAGTRASERPIAVALAAVLGLGLLFMAGFSPAIALHNAAHDFRHTQNFPCH; encoded by the coding sequence ATGACGACGCAAACCCTCGCCCCCATCGCCGCCGGCACCCGCGCGTCGGAGCGCCCGATCGCCGTCGCACTCGCGGCCGTGCTGGGCCTCGGCCTGCTGTTCATGGCGGGCTTCTCGCCGGCGATCGCGCTCCACAACGCGGCGCACGATTTCCGGCACACCCAGAACTTCCCCTGCCACTGA
- a CDS encoding discoidin domain-containing protein — MAPTDDPTPVLVDLAAGREPRIVSDVGTGTTWLEVDLGGRFPIHSVALRPGEGAVPAEPGDVAVAVSQDGVTWAEPDLAVWTATPDALVAAIVPDERAWARAVRIAAPEPARIAGIGIRADEAAVDLIALRAMLGLDVTLLNEKPGANVYVTYALQSAPDRASHALVGLSLFENGAFGNCLVQYIIAVTIAKSLNLKYIKVPKVDRSKVIFLTERLTCDGITFIPPDEPLPADGYFLSGLYFDPTQFERVTALRGPADSRAIVQSVIRPLFNGLPKNFPVKPDDQLLIHIRSGDIFSTWVDPHYPQPPFAFYRMVIDRLLAEGRIRSVKLVFENRLNPVIAEVEAYAERRGLPVEIQSESLISDVAALVNGRYLVFGLGTFGPGICHLSDHVEQVFYFASNWPQGFQSIPTIGKVVEVRDLEGRYMKVGEWQNTDAQRRTMVDYPAEALAFDDA; from the coding sequence ATGGCCCCGACAGACGATCCGACCCCGGTTCTCGTCGATCTCGCGGCAGGCCGTGAGCCGCGGATCGTCTCCGATGTGGGCACGGGAACGACGTGGCTCGAGGTCGACCTCGGCGGCCGCTTCCCGATCCATTCCGTCGCCCTGCGGCCGGGGGAGGGGGCGGTTCCCGCGGAGCCCGGCGACGTCGCGGTGGCGGTCTCGCAGGACGGCGTGACGTGGGCCGAGCCGGACCTCGCCGTCTGGACCGCGACCCCGGACGCCCTCGTCGCCGCGATCGTCCCCGACGAGCGGGCCTGGGCGCGCGCGGTCCGGATCGCCGCGCCCGAACCGGCCCGGATCGCCGGCATCGGCATCCGCGCCGACGAGGCCGCGGTCGACCTGATCGCGCTGCGGGCGATGCTCGGCCTCGACGTGACGCTCCTGAACGAGAAGCCCGGCGCCAACGTCTACGTCACCTACGCGCTCCAGTCGGCGCCCGACCGCGCCAGCCATGCCCTGGTCGGCCTGTCGCTGTTCGAGAACGGCGCCTTCGGCAACTGCCTCGTCCAGTACATCATCGCGGTGACCATCGCGAAGTCGCTCAACCTGAAATACATCAAGGTGCCCAAGGTCGACCGCAGCAAGGTGATCTTCCTGACCGAGCGGCTGACCTGCGACGGCATCACCTTCATCCCGCCGGACGAGCCGCTGCCGGCGGACGGCTACTTTTTGTCGGGCCTGTATTTCGACCCGACGCAGTTCGAGCGCGTGACCGCGCTGCGGGGACCGGCGGATTCGCGCGCGATCGTGCAGAGCGTGATCCGGCCGCTGTTCAACGGTCTGCCGAAGAACTTCCCGGTGAAGCCCGACGACCAGCTCCTGATCCACATCCGGTCGGGCGACATCTTCAGCACCTGGGTCGATCCGCACTACCCGCAGCCGCCCTTCGCGTTCTACCGGATGGTCATCGACCGGCTCCTGGCCGAGGGCCGGATCCGCTCGGTCAAGCTCGTCTTCGAGAACAGGCTGAACCCGGTCATCGCCGAGGTGGAGGCGTACGCGGAGCGGCGCGGATTGCCGGTGGAGATCCAGAGCGAGTCGCTGATCTCCGACGTCGCGGCGCTGGTGAACGGCCGCTACCTCGTCTTCGGGCTGGGGACGTTCGGGCCGGGGATCTGCCACCTCTCGGACCACGTCGAGCAGGTCTTCTACTTCGCGTCGAACTGGCCGCAGGGCTTCCAGTCGATCCCCACAATCGGGAAGGTGGTCGAGGTCCGCGATCTCGAGGGCCGCTACATGAAGGTCGGCGAGTGGCAGAACACCGACGCGCAGCGCCGGACGATGGTGGATTACCCGGCCGAGGCCCTCGCCTTCGACGACGCGTGA